A genomic segment from Actinoplanes sichuanensis encodes:
- a CDS encoding HAMP domain-containing sensor histidine kinase: MRDFFRTLTGRAVLVTAATAVVAVIVTALVAVPIAIRSVNTQIRAELMDKTVLAVESLTDERPAARKRITDRLRAQDIEIYLIRNGRIDREGLPPRVVRRVLDGETVDIRGPVGGRPSFIAGRPLPGAAAGVILTRRVASGVALRVLSGVWVALVAGLLGGVLAGALLARFVVRPIGLAAAAAGRLSAGDRSVRIARAGPAEAVRLADAFNQLASALQTSEGRERDFLLSVSHELRTPLATIRGYAEALADGVITGDDTTAAGSTVLAEAQRLDRLISDLLVLSRLEAADLPLDVTDVELGDLVRQAGQAWAARCADGGPTLTVEIPDMPVVVGTDPGRIRQVLDGLCENALRVVPAGAPLVLAVRPGDQGGIIEVRDGGPGFTDDDLAVAFERGELNRRYRGVRKVGSGLGLALAARLVTRLGGRITAAHAPEGGAMFRVELPYRPAGSSPSPPP, encoded by the coding sequence ATGCGTGACTTCTTCCGGACCCTGACCGGCCGGGCCGTGCTCGTCACCGCCGCGACCGCGGTGGTCGCCGTGATCGTGACCGCCCTGGTCGCCGTGCCGATCGCGATCCGCTCGGTGAACACCCAGATCCGCGCCGAGCTGATGGACAAGACGGTCCTCGCGGTCGAGTCGCTGACCGACGAGCGGCCGGCCGCCCGCAAGCGGATCACCGACCGGCTACGCGCGCAGGACATCGAGATCTACCTGATCAGAAACGGTCGGATCGATCGGGAGGGGCTGCCGCCCCGGGTGGTCCGCCGGGTTCTCGACGGGGAGACCGTCGACATCCGCGGCCCGGTCGGCGGTCGGCCCTCGTTCATCGCCGGCCGCCCGCTCCCGGGTGCCGCCGCCGGGGTGATCCTCACCCGCCGGGTCGCCTCCGGCGTCGCGCTGCGGGTGCTCAGCGGTGTCTGGGTGGCGCTGGTGGCCGGTCTGCTCGGCGGGGTGCTGGCCGGAGCCCTGCTGGCCCGGTTCGTGGTCCGGCCGATCGGACTGGCCGCGGCCGCCGCCGGCCGGCTCTCCGCCGGGGACCGCTCGGTGCGGATCGCCCGCGCCGGTCCGGCCGAGGCGGTCCGGCTCGCCGACGCGTTCAACCAGTTGGCGTCCGCCCTGCAGACGAGCGAGGGCCGGGAACGCGACTTCCTGCTGTCGGTGTCACACGAACTGCGGACTCCACTCGCGACGATCCGTGGCTACGCCGAGGCGCTGGCCGACGGGGTGATCACCGGAGACGACACGACCGCCGCCGGATCGACGGTCCTGGCCGAGGCACAGCGCCTGGACCGGCTCATCTCCGACCTGCTGGTGCTCTCCCGTCTGGAGGCCGCCGACCTGCCGCTCGACGTCACCGACGTGGAGTTGGGCGACCTGGTCCGGCAGGCCGGTCAGGCGTGGGCCGCGCGATGCGCCGACGGCGGCCCGACGCTGACCGTGGAGATCCCCGACATGCCGGTCGTCGTCGGCACCGACCCGGGCCGGATCCGGCAGGTCCTCGACGGCCTGTGCGAGAACGCGCTGCGGGTGGTCCCGGCCGGCGCGCCACTGGTCCTGGCGGTCCGACCCGGCGATCAGGGCGGCATCATCGAGGTACGCGACGGCGGCCCCGGCTTCACCGACGACGACTTGGCCGTGGCCTTCGAACGGGGCGAACTGAACCGCCGTTACCGGGGTGTCCGCAAGGTCGGCAGCGGCTTGGGTCTGGCCCTGGCGGCCCGCCTGGTGACCCGTCTGGGCGGCCGGATAACCGCGGCTCACGCCCCCGAGGGTGGGGCGATGTTCCGGGTGGAGCTGCCCTACCGTCCGGCCGGCTCCAGCCCATCCCCACCGCCGTAG